One window of the Rosa rugosa chromosome 3, drRosRugo1.1, whole genome shotgun sequence genome contains the following:
- the LOC133738436 gene encoding biotin--protein ligase 2-like: protein MVSSSSTFFFTSALGFLSVRNSLKKAIFLRRTSSAISAASGMDCNSTCTLVLRGKSPAESKIAEGLKNSNALKLSDNSELSILLDSELKKPFNEDDAFGIDSFMNSLSTDRFGRLLLWSPRLPSTQDVVSQNFCELPNGAVCVADVQYKGRGRSKNVWESPKGCLLFSFTLQMEDGRIVPLIQYVVSLAITEAIKDVCDRNGLPYIDVRIKWPNDLYLNGLKVGGILCTSTYKSTKFNVSAGIGLNIDNEKPTTCLNAILRELSATTYQFRREEILAAFFNKFEKFYDLFINQGFQSLEELYYKTWLHSGQRIIVQEKNDDQVVENVVTVQGLTSAGYLLAIGDDNQMCELHPDGNR, encoded by the exons ATGGTCTCTTCCTCCTccaccttcttcttcactagcgCGCTGGGGTTTTTATCTGTACGGAACTCACTGAAGAAAGCCATTTTCTTACGCAGAACGAGCTCGGCTATTTCAGCCGCCTCAG GCATGGATTGCAATTCAACCTGTACGTTGGTGCTACGCGGCAAATCGCCGGCGGAAAGTAAAATTGCTGAGGGGCTGAAGAACAGTAACGCTCTGAAGCTCAGTGACAACAGTGAGCTTTCAATTCTGTTAGACTCGGAATTGAAGAAACCGTTCAACGAAGACGACGCTTTTGGAATCGACTCGTTCATGAACTCTCTCTCCACCGATCGGTTCGGTAGGTTGCTGCTTTGGTCGCCGCGCTTGCCGTCCACGCAGGACGTCGTTTCTCA GAATTTCTGTGAGCTTCCAAACGGTGCGGTTTGTGTTGCTGATGTTCAGTACAAAGGGCGAG GCCGGTCGAAGAATGTGTGGGAGTCTCCCAAAGGTTGCCTGCTGTTTTCCTTTACTCTGCAGATGGAGGATGGGCGGATCGTGCCACTGATACAATATGTGGTGTCTCTAGCCATCACTGAGGCCATAAAGGATGTTTGTGATAGGAAT GGCTTGCCATATATTGATGTTAGAATAAAATGGCCAAATGATCTATATTTGAATGGCCTCAAAGTTGGAGGCATTTTATGCACGTCAACATATAAGTCGACGAAGTTCAATGTGTCTGCTG GTATCGGCTTGAATATCGATAATGAGAAACCAACCACATGCTTGAATGCAATTCTTAGAGAATTGTCTGCTACGACATACCAGTTTAGAAGAGAAGAGATTCTTGCTGCCTTCTTTaacaaatttgagaaattttatgATCTTTTTATAAATCAAG GATTTCAATCTCTAGAGGAGCTATACTATAAGACATGGCTACACAG TGGGCAGAGGATTATTGTGCAGGAAAAGAATGACGACCAGGTGGTGGAGAACGTGGTTACTGTTCAG GGTTTAACATCTGCGGGATATTTGTTAGCTATTGGTGATGACAATCAGATGTGTGAACTCCATCCTGATGGAAATAGGTAA
- the LOC133738435 gene encoding histone-lysine N-methyltransferase ASHR1-like, which produces MEELQSALGNRGLTVSKLPEKGRCLPTTKDFYPGEVIVSQEPYVCVPNNSAGNSKCDACFESSHLKKCSGCQVVYYCSSTCQKSEWKLHRLECQALSKLPKEKRRAVTPSLRLMIRLYCRSKLQSQKTIPTSAMDNYSLVEALVAHMSEVDEKQMVLYAQMANLVSLILQRPDINIKEIAENFSKFACNAHTICDSELKPLGTGLYPVISIINHSCLPNSVLLFEGRSAVVRAVQHIPKGAEVLISYIDTAGSTVTRQKALKEQYLFTCACPRCIKAGHYEDIQESAILEGYRCKDNKCDGFLLRDSDDKGFICQQCGRLKSKEEIIEMESEIRSLQEKAIIAVESTPSITYQEVIAILKAMETLQRYLCHDFCIYLIPTWEELVKNLMKAEDWSEALAYCRLTIPVYQRVYPGFHPSLGLQYYTCGKLEWLLGETDDAVKSLTKAVDILRITHGTSTPFMKDLFRRLEEARAEAFINGVD; this is translated from the exons ATGGAGGAATTGCAGAGCGCTCTCGGGAACCGCGGCCTGACCGTTTCGAAACTTCCAGAGAAAGGCCGTTGCCTCCCCACCACCAAAGACTTCTATCCag GGGAAGTGATCGTAAGCCAAGAGCCCTATGTGTGCGTCCCTAACAACTCCGCCGGTAACTCCAAGTGCGATGCTTGCTTCGAATCCAGTCACCTCAAGAAGTGCTCCGGTTGCCAGGTTGTCTACTACTGCTCCAGCACTTGCCAG AAGTCGGAATGGAAGCTGCACCGTCTCGAATGTCAAGCTCTCTCGAAGCTTCCAAAGGAGAAGAGAAGGGCTGTTACGCCTTCTCTGCGTCTCATGATCAGACTCTACTGTCGTTCTAAGCTACAGTCTCAGAAG ACTATTCCTACTTCTGCTATGGACAATTACAGTTTGGTGGAGGCCTTGGTGGCTC ACATGTCGGAGGTTGATGAGAAGCAAATGGTGCTGTATGCTCAGATGGCTAACCTTGTCAGCTTGATACTTCAGCGGCCTGATATCAATATAAAAGAGATTGCGGAGAATTTCTCAAAG TTTGCGTGCAATGCACACACAATTTGTGACAGTGAATTGAAACCCCTGGGCACAGGACTCTATCCTGTCATATCAATCATTAACCACAG CTGCTTGCCGAATTCTGTTCTATTATTTGAGGGAAGGTCAGCTGTTGTTCGTGCTGTGCAACATATACCCAAAGGAGCTGAG GTGTTGATAAGTTACATCGACACCGCTGGAAGCACTGTGACTCGGCAAAAAGCACTGAAGGAACAATACCTTTTTACCTGTGCATGTCCCCGCTGCATTAAAGCG GGTCATTACGAGGATATCCAAGAAAGTGCAATTCTGGAAGGCTACCGATGCAAGGATAATAAATGCGATGGTTTTTTGCTTCGCGACTCTG ATGACAAGGGATTCATATGCCAACAATGCGGACGTCTTAAGAGCAAAGAAGAGATAATAGAGATGGAAAGTGAAATAAGATCATTGCAGGAAAAGGCTATTATAGCTGTAGAATCTACACCTTCTATCA CTTACCAGGAAGTTATAGCTATCTTGAAGGCAATGGAGACACTCCAGAGGTATCTATGTCATGATTTCTGCATCTATTTGATCCCAACTTGGGAGGAGCTTGTAAAG AATTTGATGAAGGCAGAAGACTGGAGTGAAGCTCTAGCATATTGCAGATTGACTATTCCAGTGTATCAAA GAGTATATCCAGGTTTTCATCCTTCTCTTGGATTGCAATACTATACCTGTGGAAAGCTTGAATG GTTACTTGGAGAGACTGATGATGCTGTGAAATCTCTGACCAAGGCAGTAGATATACTGCGGATTACTCATGGGACAAGTACACCCTTTATGAAGGACCTTTTCAGGAGGTTGGAGGAGGCACGTGCTGAAGCTTTTATCAATGGAGTAGATTAG
- the LOC133737849 gene encoding F-box protein CPR1-like, translated as MYGSGYDQSSSDYKIVRIVEFVNGERGSKVKLYSLKSNLWKKIQSFPYTGNSSHFYSLAVPLNSALHWLVTDNSHSQSVRVVALDLSKETFNEFSTPFADVEDGIGLEVLGVWKMKEYGVAESWVHFYTVEWKVVKKAFEYCTTLVLSKTGERVLLHNDSDLTKGFLFWYDFETNTGKVVRIPGSPSHFRAAICVANLGLLVDPVTFARQQQVLPVKRKYSSRQIL; from the exons ATGTATGGTTCTGGATATGATCAATCCAGTAGTGACTACAAAATTGTTAGAATTGTGGAATTTGTAAATGGTGAAAGGGGTTCGAAAGTGAAGCTTTACAGTCTGAAATCCAACTTATGGAAGAAGATTCAAAGCTTCCCTTACACAGGGAATTCATCTCATTTTTATTCACTTGCCGTTCCTCTAAATAGTGCTCTACATTGGCTCGTGACAGATAATTCACATTCCCAGAGTGTAAGAGTTGTTGCTCTTGATCTCTCAAAAGAAACTTTCAACGAGTTTTCCACCCCGTTTGCTGATGTCGAAGACGGAATTGGTTTGGAGGTGTTGGGAG TCTGGAAAATGAAGGAATATGGAGTGGCTGAATCTTGGGTTCATTTCTATACTGTTGAGTGGAAGGTTGTGAAAAAAGCGTTTGAGTATTGCACAACTTTGGTCTTATCAAAGACTGGTGAAAGGGTTCTTTTGCATAACGACTCTGATTTGACCAAGGGTTTCCTTTTCTGGTATGATTTCGAGACAAACACTGGAAAAGTGGTTAGAATTCCTGGTTCGCCCAGCCACTTTAGGGCAGCTATCTGTGTAGCCAACCTTGGTCTCCTTGTTGATCCAGTGACTTTTGCAAGGCAGCAACAAGTCCTTCCTGTAAAGAGGAAATATTCAAGCAGGCAAATTTTGTAA
- the LOC133736340 gene encoding serine/threonine-protein kinase MPS1-like, whose translation MVLEYGEIDLAHMLSQKWKEMDGSNQTIDENWLRFYWQQILLAVSTIHEERIVHSDLKPANFLLVRGSLKLIDFGIAKAIMSDTTNIQRDSQVVLSLK comes from the exons ATGGTACTTGAATATGGAGAAATTGATTTGGCTCACATGCTGTCCCAGAAGTGGAAGGAAATGGATGGGTCGAACCAGACCATAGATGAGAACTGGCTACGATTCTACTGGCAG CAAATTCTTCTGGCAGTCAGCACCATACATGAAGAGCGAATTGTGCACTCTGACTTGAAGCCGGCTAATTTCCTGCTTGTCAGAGGCTCTCTTAAGCTGATTGATTTTGGGATTGCTAAAGCTATAATGAGTGATACAACCAACATCCAACGGGATTCTCAG gtagttttgagtctaaaatga
- the LOC133737850 gene encoding uncharacterized protein LOC133737850, whose translation MAVDWSTDIPRDLVLCFANRLMVSLEDFIAFGAVCKSWSSAAMEVKENYLASISTSTSTSTGLRLLAYQVPLLMLPVRLTLPRGVAGGDVTVEFYSLTAKGNKIYRSKLLDAKGKMCYSSLGWLVTVSKDLEFKLLHPFKHAMNIQLPDGRTKDIGKFVLSSSPSWTSDYVVMFYTSTTLAYCRPGLGENWTELSFQMVDNINIISDLTYYRGQFYVVDCCGRVLVVCDIDDPNRAKLKVVAPEINQKELLGTRRHIKQLYLAECAGALLLVFCLFSNKYESTTACRVFEVPFNNGKSWNDSEVKDLGNRAIFLSQSSSSFCIEVTDYSGCKANCIYFMNNMLVSSVLNIDMGIYNMSNASIDREFGKSFNYDFKDKSGSHLWIQPSFE comes from the coding sequence atggcTGTCGACTGGTCTACGGATATTCCTCGAGATCTTGTTCTCTGTTTCGCCAATCGGTTGATGGTTTCATTGGAGGATTTTATTGCTTTCGGTGCAGTTTGCAAATCATGGAGTTCAGCGGCGATGGAGGTAAAGGAAAACTACCTTGCTAGTATTAGTACTAGTACCAGTACTAGCACTGGATTGAGATTATTAGCATATCAAGTTCCTCTCCTAATGCTACCGGTAAGACTTACCCTTCCACGGGGTGTTGCAGGCGGCGACGTGACGGTTGAATTTTACAGTCTGACTGCAAAAGGTAATAAGATTTACAGAAGTAAATTACTAGATGCTAAAGGTAAAATGTGCTATTCTTCTTTAGGATGGCTGGTCACTGTATCTAAAGACTTGGAATTCAAACTGTTACATCCCTTCAAACATGCCATGAACATTCAACTCCCAGATGGACGAACTAAAGATATAGGCAAGTTTGTCTTATCGTCGAGTCCTTCTTGGACATCGGATTACGTAGTCATGTTTTATACTTCTACTACTTTGGCATACTGCAGACCAGGACTAGGTGAAAATTGGACGGAGCTATCATTCCAAATGGTCGACAATATTAATATTATCAGTGATCTGACTTACTATCGGGGACAATTTTATGTGGTGGACTGTTGTGGCCGTGTTCTAGTCGTTTGTGATATTGACGACCCTAATCGAGCAAAACTGAAGGTTGTTGCTCCAGAGATAAATCAAAAGGAACTACTTGGTACTAGGAGGCACATTAAACAACTGTACTTGGCGGAATGCGCGGGAGCTCTATTGCTTGTTTTTTGTCTCTTCTCCAATAAGTATGAATCCACTACCGCCTGTAGGGTTTTCGAGGTCCCATTTAATAACGGCAAATCATGGAACGACTCTGAGGTCAAGGATTTGGGGAATAGAGCAATCTTCTTGAGTCAAAGTAGTTCTTCCTTCTGTATTGAAGTCACTGATTATTCCGGATGTAAAGCCAATTGCATATACTTCATGAACAATATGTTAGTCTCTTCAGTGCTAAACATTGATATGGGTATTTATAATATGAGCAACGCGTCAATCGACCGAGAATTTGGCAAATCCTTCAATTATGATTTTAAAGATAAGAGTGGATCGCATTTATGGATTCAACCGAGTTTTGAATAG